A window from Bordetella petrii encodes these proteins:
- a CDS encoding symmetrical bis(5'-nucleosyl)-tetraphosphatase, which translates to MKGSIWMIGDVQGCCAPLDELLAHPDLAGDPDAQFWFAGDLVNRGPQSLASLRRIIGLGERAVSVLGNHDLHLLAAAAGVRKPSKSDTIDEILQAPDADELIDWLRFRPLAHFEQGHLLVHAGVLAKWDVAKTLALAGEVQDALRGPNWQKALQKMYGNEPAHWKERHKGGKRMRVIINALTRIRLCTPAGHMEFATKVAPGAWPAGLLPWFDVPGRATRDITVVFGHWSTLGLLVRPDVICLDTGCVWGGSLTAMRLQDRKVAQIKCSQFQDPLGE; encoded by the coding sequence ATGAAAGGCAGCATCTGGATGATCGGCGACGTGCAAGGTTGCTGCGCGCCGCTGGACGAACTTCTTGCGCACCCCGACCTGGCCGGCGACCCCGACGCGCAGTTCTGGTTTGCCGGCGACCTGGTCAACCGCGGCCCGCAGTCGCTGGCCAGCCTGCGCCGCATCATCGGGCTGGGCGAGCGCGCCGTTTCGGTGCTGGGCAACCACGACCTGCATCTGCTGGCCGCCGCCGCCGGCGTGCGCAAGCCGTCGAAGTCGGACACCATCGACGAGATCCTGCAGGCCCCCGACGCCGACGAACTGATCGACTGGCTGCGCTTTCGGCCGCTGGCCCACTTCGAGCAGGGCCACCTGCTGGTGCATGCCGGCGTGCTGGCCAAATGGGACGTGGCCAAGACCCTGGCGCTGGCCGGCGAAGTCCAGGACGCCCTGCGCGGACCGAACTGGCAGAAGGCGCTGCAGAAAATGTACGGCAACGAGCCGGCCCACTGGAAAGAACGCCACAAGGGCGGCAAGCGGATGCGCGTGATCATCAACGCGCTGACCCGCATCCGCCTGTGCACGCCGGCGGGCCACATGGAATTCGCCACCAAGGTGGCCCCGGGCGCATGGCCGGCCGGCCTGCTGCCCTGGTTCGACGTGCCCGGCCGCGCCACGCGCGACATCACCGTGGTGTTCGGGCACTGGTCCACCCTGGGCCTGCTGGTGCGGCCCGACGTCATCTGCCTGGACACCGGCTGCGTATGGGGCGGCTCGCTGACGGCCATGCGCCTGCAGGACCGCAAGGTGGCGCAGATCAAGTGCTCGCAGTTCCAGGACCCGCTGGGCGAATAG
- the ruvX gene encoding Holliday junction resolvase RuvX has protein sequence MPEETLLAFDFGEKKIGIAIGNTLTRQARPLEIIFSEVREARFARIGQLLQLWQPQRVVVGLALATDGGEQPATARCRRFANQLHGRFGLAVELVDERGSSMEAQRLLGTHAPDDAVAAAVILQRYLDALP, from the coding sequence ATGCCTGAAGAAACCCTGCTGGCCTTCGATTTCGGCGAAAAGAAAATCGGCATCGCCATCGGCAATACGCTGACGCGCCAGGCGCGGCCCCTGGAAATCATCTTCTCCGAAGTCCGCGAGGCGCGCTTTGCCCGCATCGGGCAGCTGCTGCAGCTATGGCAGCCGCAGCGCGTGGTTGTCGGCCTGGCGCTGGCCACCGACGGCGGCGAACAGCCCGCCACCGCGCGCTGCCGGCGCTTCGCCAACCAGCTGCACGGCCGCTTCGGCCTGGCCGTCGAACTGGTCGACGAGCGCGGCTCCAGCATGGAAGCCCAGCGCCTGCTGGGCACCCATGCGCCCGACGACGCGGTGGCGGCCGCGGTCATCCTGCAACGCTATCTCGACGCCCTGCCATGA
- a CDS encoding YqgE/AlgH family protein — MTDENHDTQADDDDATDAPATDFSNQFLIAMPQMVEGSLAGSVIYVCEHTARGALGLVINRPTDLTLASLFERIDLTLEIRPVKDSPVFFGGPVQTDRGFVLHAPAGDYSSSIKLGDLALTTSRDVLQAVADGNGPARMLVTLGYAGWGAGQLESEMAQNAWLSVGADADIIFDVPPEDRYPAALKLLGVDPVMLSGGAGHA, encoded by the coding sequence ATGACCGACGAAAACCACGATACGCAGGCCGACGACGACGACGCCACCGACGCCCCGGCCACCGATTTTTCCAATCAGTTCCTGATCGCCATGCCCCAGATGGTCGAGGGCAGCCTGGCCGGCTCGGTCATCTATGTCTGCGAACATACCGCGCGCGGCGCGCTGGGGCTGGTCATCAACCGGCCCACCGACCTCACTCTGGCCAGCCTGTTCGAGCGCATCGATCTCACCCTCGAGATCCGGCCCGTAAAAGACTCGCCCGTGTTCTTCGGCGGGCCGGTGCAAACCGACCGCGGCTTCGTGCTGCACGCGCCGGCCGGCGACTACAGTTCCAGCATCAAGCTGGGCGACCTCGCGCTGACCACCTCGCGCGACGTGCTGCAGGCCGTGGCCGACGGCAACGGCCCGGCGCGCATGCTGGTCACCCTGGGCTATGCGGGCTGGGGCGCCGGCCAGCTCGAAAGCGAAATGGCCCAGAACGCCTGGCTCAGCGTGGGCGCCGACGCCGACATCATCTTCGATGTGCCGCCCGAAGACCGCTACCCCGCCGCCCTGAAGCTGCTGGGCGTCGATCCGGTGATGCTGTCCGGCGGTGCGGGGCATGCCTGA
- a CDS encoding lysophospholipid acyltransferase family protein — translation MKLPRVILRLALVAPWIVFGLLCVGLAYPFMELPARAGLNRYWSRKLMAMCGIRVVESGDPVLSGPVLWVANHVSWVDIFVVNSVRATAFVAKSEIRGWPLIGWLAAGAGTLFIERGQRHAVHAVGESVQARFRQGVAVGLFPEGTTSEGDTVRPFHASLFEPARTAGVPIQPVVLRFLQHGRRSPLAAFVGEETLAVNLWRVLGATGLAVEVEFLPPLQAQAPDGQPVSRLEMSRLARAAIAARL, via the coding sequence CTGAAGTTGCCGCGTGTCATCCTGCGCCTGGCCCTGGTGGCGCCGTGGATCGTGTTCGGCCTGCTGTGCGTGGGCCTGGCCTACCCTTTCATGGAACTGCCCGCGCGCGCCGGCCTGAACCGCTACTGGTCGCGCAAGCTGATGGCCATGTGCGGCATCCGCGTGGTGGAAAGCGGCGACCCGGTGCTGTCCGGCCCCGTGCTGTGGGTGGCCAACCACGTGTCCTGGGTCGATATCTTCGTGGTCAATTCGGTGCGCGCCACGGCCTTCGTGGCCAAGAGCGAGATCCGCGGCTGGCCGCTGATCGGCTGGCTGGCCGCCGGCGCCGGCACGCTGTTCATCGAGCGGGGCCAGCGCCACGCCGTGCATGCGGTGGGCGAATCGGTGCAGGCGCGCTTCCGGCAGGGCGTGGCGGTGGGCCTGTTTCCCGAAGGCACCACCAGCGAGGGCGACACCGTGCGCCCTTTCCACGCCAGCCTGTTCGAGCCGGCCCGCACCGCGGGCGTGCCTATTCAACCGGTGGTGCTGCGCTTCCTGCAGCATGGCCGGCGCAGCCCGCTGGCCGCGTTCGTGGGCGAAGAAACCCTGGCGGTGAACTTGTGGCGCGTGCTAGGGGCCACCGGCCTGGCTGTGGAAGTCGAATTCCTGCCGCCGCTGCAGGCGCAGGCACCCGACGGCCAGCCGGTCAGCCGGCTCGAGATGTCGCGGCTGGCGCGCGCGGCCATCGCCGCCCGGCTGTAG
- the hemL gene encoding glutamate-1-semialdehyde 2,1-aminomutase — protein MSSNAQLFDRACRSIPGGVNSPVRAFRSVGGTPRFIKRAQGPYVWDEEDTRYIDYVGSWGPAILGHAHPEVVQAVREAALDGLSFGAPTRAEIELAEVLIERLPSLEQVRLVSSGTEATMTAIRLARGATGRAKIVKFEGCYHGHSDSLLVKAGSGLLTFGNPSSAGVPPEFVSHTLTLEYNNLAAVQAAFAQHGADIACVIVEPVAGNMNLIKPAAGFLQGLRDVCTQHGAVLIFDEVMTGFRVGPQGVQGLAGIKPDLTTLAKVIGGGMPVGALGGRADLMAHLAPLGGVYQAGTLSGNPVAVAAGLATLRLIAQPGFYERLAAQTLRLTDGLRQRAQAAGIPFAADAIGGMFGLYFRDTVPASFAEVSAGDAAAFKRFFHAMLDRGVHFAPSAFEAGFVSATHDDAVIDATLEAAEAVFAGMR, from the coding sequence ATGTCCAGCAACGCCCAACTCTTCGATCGTGCCTGCCGCAGCATTCCCGGCGGCGTCAATTCGCCCGTGCGCGCCTTCCGCTCGGTGGGCGGCACGCCGCGCTTCATCAAGCGCGCGCAGGGCCCCTATGTGTGGGACGAAGAAGACACCCGCTACATCGACTACGTCGGTTCCTGGGGCCCCGCCATCCTGGGCCACGCCCACCCCGAAGTGGTGCAGGCGGTGCGCGAGGCCGCGCTCGACGGGCTGTCGTTCGGCGCGCCCACGCGGGCCGAGATCGAGCTGGCCGAAGTGCTGATCGAACGCCTGCCCTCGCTGGAACAGGTGCGGCTGGTCAGCTCGGGCACCGAAGCCACCATGACGGCCATCCGCCTGGCGCGGGGCGCCACCGGCCGGGCCAAGATCGTCAAGTTCGAAGGCTGCTACCACGGGCATTCCGACAGCCTGCTGGTCAAGGCCGGCTCGGGCCTGCTGACCTTCGGCAACCCCAGCTCGGCCGGCGTGCCGCCCGAGTTCGTATCGCACACGCTGACCCTCGAATACAACAACCTGGCCGCGGTGCAGGCCGCCTTCGCGCAGCACGGCGCCGACATCGCCTGCGTGATCGTCGAGCCGGTGGCCGGCAACATGAACCTGATCAAGCCGGCTGCCGGCTTCCTGCAAGGCCTGCGCGACGTCTGCACGCAGCATGGCGCCGTGCTGATCTTCGACGAAGTCATGACGGGCTTTCGCGTCGGTCCGCAGGGCGTGCAGGGCCTGGCGGGCATCAAGCCCGACCTGACCACCCTGGCCAAGGTCATCGGCGGCGGCATGCCGGTGGGCGCGCTGGGCGGCCGGGCCGACCTGATGGCCCACCTGGCGCCGCTGGGCGGCGTGTACCAGGCCGGCACCCTGTCGGGCAACCCGGTGGCGGTGGCCGCCGGCCTGGCCACGCTGCGCCTGATTGCCCAGCCCGGTTTCTATGAACGGCTGGCCGCGCAGACCCTGCGCCTGACCGATGGGCTGCGCCAGCGCGCCCAGGCCGCCGGCATCCCGTTCGCGGCCGATGCCATCGGCGGCATGTTCGGCCTGTATTTCCGCGATACAGTGCCCGCGTCTTTCGCCGAAGTGTCGGCCGGCGACGCGGCGGCCTTCAAGCGCTTCTTCCATGCCATGCTCGACCGCGGCGTGCACTTCGCGCCGTCGGCCTTCGAAGCCGGTTTCGTGTCCGCCACCCACGACGACGCGGTCATCGACGCCACGCTGGAAGCGGCAGAAGCCGTTTTTGCCGGAATGCGCTGA
- a CDS encoding bifunctional hydroxymethylpyrimidine kinase/phosphomethylpyrimidine kinase, whose translation MTPPLILIFGPVDPSGADGLPADAVTCARLGCHGLAAATALTVQDTAGIEEIHPVSPELLDDQARCLLEDMPVQAIKVGGLYGAEAASVAAQVAADYNQVPLVLHLGQRGLPAHDAASQDDADDLLAATLELVLPQTDLVVVEHLRLAQWHADGDIDIGDAPSPMHALVAGGAQWVLVLGAPVRPGHHANVLLGPGGQTATWPWQAPPERNSDTGGVAATAVAAMLAQGLDMPKAVEQALRHADDSVGGAFLAGMGRRIPNRIGAP comes from the coding sequence GTGACTCCCCCTCTTATCCTGATTTTCGGGCCGGTCGACCCGTCTGGCGCCGACGGCCTGCCGGCCGACGCCGTCACCTGTGCCCGCCTGGGGTGCCACGGCCTGGCCGCGGCCACCGCCCTGACCGTGCAGGATACCGCCGGCATCGAAGAAATCCACCCCGTATCGCCCGAGCTGCTCGACGACCAGGCCCGCTGCCTGCTCGAGGACATGCCGGTGCAGGCCATCAAGGTCGGCGGGCTGTACGGCGCCGAGGCGGCCAGCGTGGCCGCGCAGGTGGCCGCCGACTACAACCAGGTGCCGCTGGTGCTGCACCTGGGCCAGCGCGGCCTGCCGGCGCACGACGCCGCCTCGCAGGACGACGCCGACGACCTGCTGGCCGCCACCCTGGAACTCGTGCTGCCGCAAACCGACCTGGTGGTGGTCGAGCACCTGCGGCTGGCGCAATGGCATGCCGATGGCGATATCGACATCGGCGACGCGCCCAGCCCGATGCACGCCCTGGTGGCGGGCGGCGCGCAATGGGTGCTGGTGCTGGGCGCGCCGGTGCGCCCGGGGCACCATGCCAACGTGCTGCTGGGCCCCGGCGGCCAGACCGCCACCTGGCCCTGGCAGGCGCCGCCCGAACGCAATAGCGACACCGGCGGGGTAGCCGCCACCGCCGTCGCGGCCATGCTGGCCCAGGGGCTGGACATGCCCAAGGCTGTCGAACAGGCCCTGCGCCATGCCGACGACAGCGTAGGCGGCGCGTTCCTGGCCGGCATGGGCCGGCGCATTCCCAACCGCATCGGCGCGCCATGA
- a CDS encoding rubredoxin — translation MRTWMCLICGWVYDEEAGLPDEGIAPGTRWEDVPPNWVCPECGARKEDFELMEI, via the coding sequence ATGCGTACTTGGATGTGTCTGATCTGTGGTTGGGTTTACGATGAAGAGGCCGGCTTGCCCGATGAAGGCATCGCTCCCGGCACCCGCTGGGAAGACGTGCCCCCCAATTGGGTCTGCCCCGAATGCGGGGCCCGCAAGGAAGACTTCGAACTGATGGAAATCTGA
- the thiE gene encoding thiamine phosphate synthase, with product MSPLRFPAGLYGVTPEWDDTGRLLDAVRLAAAGGMTALQLRRKDASPALRAAQARTLAPLCRELGVVFLVNDHWRLALEVGADGAHLGRDDGDLAQARAQAGPDLILGASCYDDLALARQLLEAGADYIAFGAVFPSSTKPQAVRAPLALLGQARVLAATRAAPRPAVVAIGGITPANAPQVAQAGADSVAVITGLFEAPDIRQAAQACAAPFTASTHFQP from the coding sequence ATGAGCCCCCTGCGCTTTCCGGCCGGCCTGTACGGCGTCACCCCCGAATGGGACGACACCGGCCGCCTGCTGGACGCCGTGCGCCTGGCCGCCGCCGGCGGCATGACCGCCCTGCAGCTGCGCCGCAAAGACGCCAGCCCCGCGCTGCGCGCCGCGCAGGCCCGCACGCTGGCGCCGCTGTGCCGCGAACTGGGCGTGGTGTTCCTGGTCAACGACCACTGGCGGCTGGCGCTGGAAGTCGGCGCCGACGGGGCCCACCTGGGCCGCGACGACGGCGACCTGGCGCAGGCGCGCGCCCAGGCCGGCCCGGACCTGATCCTGGGCGCGTCGTGCTACGACGACCTGGCGCTGGCGCGCCAGCTGCTCGAGGCCGGGGCCGATTACATCGCCTTCGGCGCGGTGTTTCCCTCTTCCACCAAGCCGCAGGCGGTGCGCGCCCCGCTGGCGCTGCTCGGCCAGGCCCGCGTGCTGGCCGCCACCCGCGCGGCGCCGCGGCCCGCCGTGGTGGCCATTGGCGGCATCACGCCGGCCAATGCGCCGCAAGTCGCCCAGGCCGGCGCCGACAGCGTCGCCGTCATCACCGGCCTGTTCGAGGCGCCCGACATCCGGCAGGCCGCGCAGGCCTGCGCGGCGCCTTTCACCGCTTCTACTCACTTCCAGCCGTAA